Proteins co-encoded in one Gopherus evgoodei ecotype Sinaloan lineage chromosome 4, rGopEvg1_v1.p, whole genome shotgun sequence genomic window:
- the LOC115651478 gene encoding olfactory receptor 1019-like — MPEGNHTMVTHFIFQGFMDHPEHQVPLFVSFLMIYVITLSGNLGMIMLIRFNSRLHTPMYYFLSNLSLADVGNSSVVAPQLLMTFVIQAKPISIAACAAQFFFVCNFLTNEACLLAVMAYDRFIAICNPLLYSIVMSKRLCVLLVVASYICGFVNAVVQTPFIFTLSFCDSNVINHFFCDIPPILKLSCSDTHNANMVHFTLSSIVVMTSILIVLFSYMYILIAILKIHSAKGRNKTFSTCASHLTAVTIFYGTVIFMYLRPSSRYTTNPDKIISVFYILIIPMLNPLIYSLRNKEVKDAVRRMINRKVCSQLI, encoded by the coding sequence ATGCCGGAGGGAAATCACACCATGGTTACGCACTTCATTTTCCAGGGATTCATGGATCATCCGGAGCATCAGGTCCCCCTCTTTGTGTCATTCCTAATGATCTACGTTATCACCCTGTCGGGGAATCTAGGAATGATCATGTTGATCAGGTTCAACTCCCgactccacacccccatgtactatttcctcagCAATTTGTCTCTTGCCGATGTTGGGAATTCCTCTGTTGTTGCTCCTCAGTTGCTGATGACTTTTGTGATTCAGGCCAAACCCATTTCGATCGCTGCATGCGCAGCACAATTTTTCTTTGTCTGTAACTTTCTGACCAATGAAGCTTGCCTGTTGGCGGTAATGGCCTATGATCGCTTCATAGCCATCTGTAACCCCTTGCTCTATAGCATCGTCATGTCAAAGAGACTTTGTGTATTACTAGTGGTTGCTTCATACATATGTGGCTTTGTGAATGCAGTTGTTCAGACTCCATTTATATTTACCCTGTCCTTCTGTGACTCCAATGTcatcaaccatttcttctgtgacatcccccCAATTCTTAAGCTGTCCTGCTCTGACACCCACAACGCTAACATGGTGCATTTCACCTTGTCCAGTATAGTGGTCATGACTAGTATTCTCATTGTACTATTCTCCTACATGTACATCCTCATTGCCATCCTGAAGATCCATTCTGCCAAGGGCAGAAACAAAACCTTCTCCACCTGCGCCTCCCACCTGACAGCTGTCACAATTTTCTACGGGACTGTGATCTTCATGTATTTACGACCCAGTTCCCGCTACACCACAAACCCAGACAAGATCATCTCTGTGTTTTATATACTCATAATTCCCATGCTGAACCCCCTGATCTACAgtctgaggaacaaggaggtgaaggaCGCTGTTAGAAGGATGATAAACAGGAAGGTTTGTTCTCAGTTAATATAA
- the LOC115651455 gene encoding olfactory receptor 1019-like, with translation MAERNHTTVTEFIFVGFTDHPELQIPLFMLFLVMYVVSLIGNLEMIALIVVETRLHTPMYFFLSQMSIVDIGYSTAITPRLLMTFVAETRTIPLIECAAQLFFVCFFVTNECCLLAVIAYDRFKAICNPLLYRAIMSKRHCVLLVAGTYVCGSVNSVVQTLFIFSLSFCSSNVVNHFFCDVPPMLKLSCSDTHVTDLVLFTFSTIIVTATFLGVLISYMCILVAILRIHSAKGRRKTFSTCASHLTVVTMFYGTLICIYLRPSSSYMMDQDKVTSVFYALVIPMLNPLIYSLRNKEVNDAFKRMIYRKNFFW, from the coding sequence ATGGCAGAGAGAAACCACACCACAGTGACCGAGTTCATTTTCGTAGGATTCACAGATCATCCAGAGCTACAGATCCCCCTCTTTATGTTGTTCCTAGTGATGTATGTGGTCAGCCTGATAGGGAATCTTGAGATGATAGCGTTAATCGTGGTCGAAACCCGACTTCatacccccatgtactttttcctaaGCCAGATGTCCATTGTAGACATTGGCTATTCCACTGCCATAACTCCCAGGTTGCTAATGACCTTTGTAGCAGAGACTAGAACCATTCCTTTGATTGAGTGTGCGGCACAACTATTCTTCGTCTGTTTCTTTGTGACCAACGAATGTTGCCTCCTGGCTGTGATTGCGTATGACCGCTTCAAAGCTATCTGTAATCCTCTGCTATACAGAGCCATTATGTCCAAGAGACACTGTGTCCTGTTGGTGGCTGGTACATATGTATGTGGCTCTGTGAATTCAGTTGTGCAAACGCTATTTATATTCAGTCTTTCCTTCTGCAGCTCCAATGTtgtcaaccatttcttctgtgatgtgCCCCCTATGCTGAAGCTGTCCTGCTCTGACACCCATGTCACtgaccttgtacttttcacttTCTCTACTATAATTGTCACAGCTACTTTCCTGGGTGTCCTAATCTCCTACATGTGCATCCTTGTGGCCATTCTCAGGATCCATTCTGCCAAGGGGAGACGCAAAACCTTTTCTACCTGCGCCTCCCACCTGACAGTTGTCACTATGTTTTATGGGACACtgatatgtatatatttaagaCCCAGTTCTAGCTACATGATGGACCAAGACAAAGTTACCTCTGTGTTTTATGCTCTTGTGATCCCCATGTTGAACcccctgatctacagcctgagaaacaaggaggtaAATGATGCCTTTAAAAGGATGATAtacaggaagaattttttttggtaa